The following coding sequences lie in one Gammaproteobacteria bacterium genomic window:
- a CDS encoding NAD(P)H-dependent glycerol-3-phosphate dehydrogenase, translating to MNSVAQNNNTPITVLGAGSWGTALAIQLARSGRSVHLWGRETDLIEKMRVDRVNALFLPDCPFPDTLEVEADLDKALSLAEDVLVVVPSHALRDLLEKVAACGHRPTRLAWATKGFEGGSGKLAHEVVGECLGDLPMAVLSGPTFAKEVGQGMPTAITVAGDETFANFFADALHGEFFRAYTSNDMVGVEVGGAVKNVIAIGAGLSDGLGFGANARVALITRGLAEITRLGVALGAQTETFLGLAGMGDLVLTCTDNQSRNRRFGLALAEGKSQDDAKKEIFQVVEGATAAEATVTLARRLDVYMPITETIHQVLAGKLAPREAVGALLERERKQETE from the coding sequence ATGAACAGCGTGGCACAGAACAACAACACGCCGATCACCGTACTCGGCGCCGGCTCCTGGGGTACGGCGCTGGCCATCCAGCTGGCACGCTCCGGCCGATCGGTTCATCTCTGGGGGCGCGAAACCGACCTGATCGAAAAAATGCGGGTCGACCGGGTCAATGCCCTTTTCCTGCCCGACTGCCCTTTCCCCGACACCCTCGAGGTCGAAGCCGATCTCGACAAGGCGCTGTCGCTGGCCGAAGACGTGCTGGTCGTCGTGCCCAGTCATGCCCTGCGTGATCTGCTCGAAAAAGTGGCCGCCTGCGGACACCGACCGACCCGGCTCGCCTGGGCGACCAAGGGTTTCGAAGGTGGCTCGGGCAAGCTGGCGCACGAGGTGGTGGGCGAATGCCTTGGCGACCTGCCGATGGCAGTGCTGTCCGGACCGACGTTTGCCAAGGAAGTCGGCCAGGGCATGCCGACCGCGATAACCGTGGCAGGCGACGAGACCTTTGCAAACTTCTTTGCTGACGCGCTGCATGGCGAGTTCTTCCGGGCCTATACCTCCAACGACATGGTTGGCGTGGAAGTCGGTGGCGCGGTCAAGAACGTGATTGCCATCGGCGCCGGCCTCTCGGATGGCCTGGGATTCGGCGCCAATGCCCGCGTGGCACTGATCACGCGCGGCCTGGCCGAGATTACCCGGCTCGGCGTGGCGCTGGGCGCGCAGACCGAAACCTTCCTGGGGCTGGCCGGCATGGGTGACCTGGTACTGACCTGCACCGACAACCAGTCACGCAACCGCCGCTTCGGCCTGGCGCTGGCCGAGGGCAAGTCGCAGGACGATGCCAAGAAGGAAATCTTCCAGGTGGTCGAGGGCGCGACGGCCGCCGAAGCCACGGTCACCCTGGCCCGTCGACTCGACGTCTACATGCCGATCACGGAAACGATTCACCAGGTGCTGGCCGGCAAGCTGGCGCCCCGCGAGGCCGTGGGTGCCCTGCTGGAGCGCGAGCGCAAGCAGGAAACCGAGTAG
- a CDS encoding dihydroorotate dehydrogenase produces the protein MTDAAIDTPAIGLDFCGMRFDSPIVLLSGCVGFGEEYTRVEGFSNRDVGAICLKGTTGDARLGNAPHRITETPMGMINAIGLQNPGVDHVVDNILPTLDFDETRFIANVSGSTIEEYVRVAERFEDSPIDAIEINISCPNVKEGGVAFGNDPEMSARVVDAIRAVTRKPLITKLSPNQTDIQENARRCIEAGTDAFAVINTLMGMAVDVEKREAVIGNIQGGLSGPAIKPIALLKTWQVHQVAAPHNIPIIGQGGITSTEDALAFIIAGASAVGIGTALFYDPLICPKINRGIADYLQRHQLGSVGELVGTLEGGRHPMAGCI, from the coding sequence ATGACTGACGCTGCGATCGACACACCCGCCATCGGACTCGACTTCTGCGGCATGCGTTTCGATTCGCCGATCGTGCTGCTGTCCGGCTGCGTCGGGTTCGGAGAGGAGTATACGCGGGTCGAAGGTTTCTCGAATCGCGATGTCGGGGCCATCTGCCTGAAGGGCACGACCGGCGATGCCCGTCTCGGCAACGCCCCGCACCGCATTACCGAGACGCCGATGGGCATGATCAATGCCATCGGCCTGCAGAACCCTGGCGTCGATCATGTCGTGGACAACATCCTGCCGACGCTGGATTTCGACGAAACCCGCTTCATTGCCAATGTCTCGGGCTCGACCATCGAAGAGTACGTGCGTGTCGCCGAACGCTTCGAGGACTCGCCGATCGATGCCATCGAGATCAACATTTCCTGCCCCAACGTCAAGGAAGGCGGCGTGGCTTTTGGCAACGACCCCGAGATGTCGGCGCGCGTGGTCGACGCCATCCGGGCGGTGACCCGCAAACCGCTGATCACCAAGCTGTCGCCCAACCAGACCGACATCCAGGAAAATGCCCGCCGCTGCATCGAGGCCGGGACTGACGCCTTTGCCGTCATCAACACCCTGATGGGCATGGCCGTTGATGTCGAGAAGCGCGAAGCTGTCATTGGTAACATCCAGGGAGGCCTGTCAGGGCCGGCGATCAAGCCCATTGCCCTGCTGAAGACCTGGCAGGTACACCAGGTTGCCGCACCGCACAACATTCCCATCATTGGCCAGGGCGGCATTACCTCGACCGAGGATGCGCTGGCCTTCATTATCGCCGGTGCCAGCGCCGTGGGCATTGGCACCGCACTGTTCTACGACCCGCTGATCTGCCCGAAAATCAACCGCGGCATTGCCGACTACCTGCAACGCCACCAGCTCGGATCGGTCGGCGAACTGGTCGGCACGCTGGAGGGCGGCCGCCACCCCATGGCGGGCTGCATCTAG
- a CDS encoding tRNA (cytidine(34)-2'-O)-methyltransferase: protein MFKVILYQPEIPPNTGNIIRLCANSGAELHLIEPLGFELDEPRLRRAGLDYHEWADVRVHPSLEQCLADLGQPRLFAFSSHARHSPFDVSFEPDDALLFGPETRGLPVELRESMPAERLLRLPMRPGNRSLNLSNAVAVAVYEAWRQCGFEGSA from the coding sequence ATGTTCAAGGTGATACTTTACCAGCCCGAAATCCCGCCCAACACGGGCAACATCATCCGGCTGTGCGCCAACAGTGGCGCCGAACTGCATCTCATCGAGCCGCTCGGTTTCGAACTCGACGAGCCGCGCCTGCGACGGGCCGGGCTCGATTACCACGAGTGGGCCGATGTGCGCGTGCATCCCTCGCTGGAGCAATGCCTGGCCGATCTTGGCCAGCCGCGCCTTTTTGCCTTTTCCAGTCATGCCCGGCATTCGCCTTTCGATGTCAGCTTCGAGCCGGACGATGCCTTGCTGTTCGGCCCCGAGACTCGTGGCCTGCCTGTCGAACTGCGCGAGTCCATGCCAGCGGAGCGCTTGCTGCGCCTGCCAATGCGTCCCGGCAATCGCAGCCTGAATCTCTCCAATGCCGTTGCCGTGGCCGTTTACGAAGCCTGGCGGCAGTGCGGTTTCGAGGGCAGCGCCTGA
- the grxC gene encoding glutaredoxin 3, with product MIEVYSSQFCGYCVHAKMLLQTRGLEFEEIRVDKEPERRHEMIERGGQRTVPQIFIHGRPIGGFSELRQLDASGRLDELLGTDEETRQ from the coding sequence ATGATCGAAGTCTATTCCAGCCAGTTCTGTGGTTACTGCGTGCACGCCAAGATGCTGCTCCAGACTCGCGGTCTCGAGTTCGAGGAAATCCGCGTCGACAAGGAGCCGGAGCGCCGGCATGAAATGATCGAGCGGGGTGGCCAGCGGACCGTGCCGCAAATTTTCATCCATGGTCGACCGATTGGCGGTTTCAGCGAACTCCGCCAGCTTGATGCCAGCGGCAGGCTCGACGAGCTGCTGGGTACTGACGAGGAAACAAGGCAGTGA
- the secB gene encoding protein-export chaperone SecB: protein MNDETSTPAGDEGDAGSGRRFALQKIYLRDASFESPAAPEIFKGKWQPELNVNISNRARQVDGPTYEVVLKLTVEARQQDKVAFITEVEQSGLFHIEGFEAEEASRLLGIICPDNLFPFAREEINALVSKGGFPQLLLQPINFEQLYRRQQQQQESQVQGNA from the coding sequence GTGAACGACGAAACCAGCACGCCAGCGGGGGACGAGGGCGACGCCGGTTCGGGGCGACGCTTTGCACTGCAGAAGATCTACCTGCGTGACGCCTCCTTCGAATCGCCGGCAGCACCGGAAATCTTCAAGGGCAAGTGGCAGCCCGAGCTGAACGTCAATATCAGCAACCGTGCCCGCCAGGTGGATGGCCCGACCTACGAGGTGGTGTTGAAGCTGACGGTGGAAGCCAGGCAGCAGGACAAGGTCGCGTTCATTACCGAGGTCGAGCAGTCCGGCCTGTTCCATATCGAGGGTTTCGAAGCCGAGGAAGCCTCGCGCCTGCTTGGCATCATCTGCCCGGACAACCTGTTTCCCTTCGCCCGCGAGGAAATCAACGCGCTGGTCAGCAAGGGCGGTTTCCCGCAGCTGCTGCTGCAGCCCATCAATTTCGAGCAGCTCTATCGCCGCCAGCAACAGCAGCAGGAAAGCCAGGTGCAAGGTAACGCCTGA
- a CDS encoding rhodanese-like domain-containing protein, translated as MNELLDFLLRYPWLSSAALLLLMMIVFHEFRRLGAASLSLGPQAAVMLMNRGATVVDVRSQEAFERAHLLGARHIPSGEVAERAEQLPQDKPVLLYCDAGMSSARVAGQLRQAGLAEVYNLAGGIGGWQRENLPVVSGKE; from the coding sequence ATGAACGAATTGCTCGATTTTCTGTTGCGCTATCCCTGGTTATCCAGCGCCGCCCTGTTGTTGCTGATGATGATCGTGTTCCACGAATTTCGCCGCCTGGGCGCGGCCAGCCTGTCGCTGGGGCCGCAGGCCGCGGTCATGCTGATGAACCGCGGTGCCACGGTGGTCGACGTGCGCAGCCAGGAGGCGTTCGAGCGGGCGCACCTGCTGGGCGCTCGCCACATTCCCTCCGGCGAGGTGGCGGAGCGTGCCGAGCAGCTGCCGCAGGACAAGCCCGTGCTGCTGTACTGCGACGCCGGCATGTCGAGTGCGCGCGTGGCCGGGCAGCTGCGCCAGGCCGGCCTGGCCGAGGTCTACAACCTGGCAGGCGGTATCGGTGGCTGGCAGCGGGAGAACCTGCCGGTTGTCAGCGGCAAGGAGTGA